In Mercurialis annua linkage group LG5, ddMerAnnu1.2, whole genome shotgun sequence, a single genomic region encodes these proteins:
- the LOC126680576 gene encoding dynein light chain 1, cytoplasmic has translation MLEGKGLVEDTDMPVKMQIQAMASASQALDLYDVLDCKSIAAHIKKEFDMRYGVGWQCVVGSNFGCFFTHSKGSFIYFTLETLNFLIFKGASSPSTFEEKLAHLSNDFAFDKMRPCLVSKQNSEEANARNS, from the exons ATGTTGGAAGGGAAAGGTTTGGTAGAGGATACAGATATGCCTGTGAAGATGCAAATTCAAGCTATGGCTTCTGCTTCTCAGGCTTTGGATCTCTATGATGTCTTGGACTGTAAATCCATTGCTGCTCACATCAAAAAG GAGTTTGATATGAGATATGGAGTTGGATGGCAATGTGTGGTGGGATCTAATTTTGGGTGTTTCTTCACTCATTCAAAAGGATCTTTCATCTACTTCACATTGGAGACTCTCAATTTTCTTATCTTTAAAGGAGCATCTTCTCCATCAACATTTGAAGAGAAATTGGCTCATCTTTCTAATGATTTCGCCTTCGACAAAATGAGGCCATGTTTAGTTTCCAAACAAAACTCAGAAGAAGCCAATGCAAGAAACAGTTAG
- the LOC126680575 gene encoding glyoxylate/hydroxypyruvate reductase A HPR2-like: MESIAVLMTCPMYTYLEQNLQTRFNLIKLWQHNSNPELLQTHKHKIKAIVGNTSIGADAELINALPNLEIVATFSVGLDKIDLEKCKERGIRVANTPDVLTDDVADLAIGLILGVLRKICGCDGFVRDGKWTGGEFELTTKFSGKPVGIVGLGRIGTAIAKRAEAFNCPISYYSRTQKPYANYKYFSNVVDLAKNCQILVVACALTEETRHIINREVIDALGPKGILINIGRGAHVDEPELVSALLEGRLAGAGLDVYENEPEAPEQLFSLDNVFLQPHVGSDTVETSNAMAELVIANLEAHFSNKSLLTPVL; this comes from the exons ATGGAGAGCATCGCAGTTCTAATGACATGTCCGATGTACACATACCTCGAACAAAATCTACAGACCCGCTTCAATCTCATAAAACTATGGCAACACAATTCAAACCCCGAGCTCCTCCAAACCCACAAACACAAAATCAAAGCAATAGTTGGCAACACTTCAATCGGAGCAGACGCTGAGTTAATCAACGCATTGCCAAATTTAGAGATTGTAGCCACCTTCAGTGTTGGGTTAGATAAAATTGATTTGGAAAAATGTAAAGAGAGAGGGATTAGAGTTGCCAATACTCCTGATGTTTTGACTGATGATGTTGCTGACTTGGCAATTGGGTTGATTTTAGGGGTTTTGAGGAAGATTTGTGGCTGTGATGGGTTTGTTCGAGATGGGAAATGGACAGGTGGGGAGTTTGAATTGACTACCAAG TTCAGTGGCAAACCAGTTGGAATTGTTGGGTTAGGCAGAATTGGCACAGCAATTGCCAAAAGAGCTGAAGCTTTTAATTGCCCTATAAGTTACTATTCAAGAACTCAAAAACCATATGCAAATTACAAATACTTCTCTAATGTTGTGGATTTAGCCAAAAACTGTCAAATTCTAGTTGTGGCTTGTGCTCTAACAGAAGAGACTCGCCACATTATCAACCGGGAAGTCATTGACGCGTTAGGTCCGAAGGGCATTCTAATCAATATTGGTCGAGGCGCGCATGTCGATGAACCTGAGCTTGTGTCTGCACTACTTGAAGGCCGGCTAGCTGGTGCAGGGCTTGATGTATATGAAAATGAACCTGAGGCTCCTGAACAATTGTTTAGCCTTGATAATGTTTTTCTTCAGCCGCATGTGGGGAGTGACACTGTGGAGACCAGCAATGCCATGGCAGAACTTGTGATTGCAAACTTGGAGGCACACTTCAGCAATAAGTCCCTCTTAACTCCAGTTTTATGA
- the LOC126679816 gene encoding glyoxylate/hydroxypyruvate/pyruvate reductase 2KGR-like yields MESVGVLMTCPPMNPYLVDLLEKRFTLHKFLTVSDKTQFLNTHKNSIRAIVGNSAFGADAALIDQLPKLEIVASHSVGLDKIDLVKCKERGIRVTYTPDVLTDDVADLAIGLIICVLRRLCDHDRFVKSGLWKKGDFKLNNKFTGKSVGIIGLGRIGLAIAERAESFRCPISYYSRTEKTEVKYNYYPNVVELAKNSQILVVSCALIEETHHIVNREVIDALGPNGILINIGRGSHVDEAELVSALLEGRLGGAGLDVFEDEPNVPKQLFGLENVVFTPHVGSSTFETRIAMANLVVGNLEAHFSNQPLLTPVI; encoded by the exons ATGGAGTCAGTAGGGGTTCTCATGACCTGCCCTCCGATGAACCCCTACTTAGTCGACCTACTAGAAAAACGATTCACTCTTCACAAATTCCTAACCGTTTCCGACAAGACCCAGTTCCTCAACACCCACAAGAATTCAATCCGAGCCATCGTCGGAAACTCCGCGTTCGGCGCCGATGCGGCATTGATAGATCAACTGCCGAAGCTGGAGATAGTGGCGAGCCACAGTGTGGGGCTGGACAAGATTGATTTGGTCAAGTGTAAGGAAAGGGGCATAAGGGTAACTTACACCCCTGATGTTTTAACTGATGACGTTGCAGATTTGGCTATCGGTTTGATTATTTGTGTGTTGAGGAGATTGTGTGATCATGATCGGTTTGTGAAGAGTGGTCTGTGGAAAAAAGGggattttaaattgaataataag TTCACCGGAAAATCCGTTGGCATTATAGGGCTGGGCAGGATCGGCTTGGCAATAGCGGAGAGAGCGGAATCATTTAGATGTCCGATCAGTTACTATTCAAGAACAGAGAAAACAGAAGTAAAATACAATTACTACCCGAACGTTGTTGAGTTGGCTAAAAACAGTCAAATCCTTGTAGTTTCTTGTGCCCTAATAGAAGAAACTCACCACATCGTCAACCGTGAAGTCATCGATGCATTAGGTCCGAATGGCATTCTAATCAACATCGGCCGAGGCTCTCATGTTGATGAAGCCGAGCTGGTGTCTGCATTGCTTGAAGGCAGGCTAGGTGGTGCTGGTCTTGATGTGTTTGAAGATGAGCCTAACGTACCGAAGCAGCTATTCGGACTCGAGAATGTAGTTTTTACGCCTCATGTAGGAAGTAGCACATTCGAAACCCGGATTGCCATGGCGAACCTTGTTGTTGGGAATTTGGAAGCGCATTTTTCAAACCAACCTCTGTTAACTCCGGTGATTTGA
- the LOC126682194 gene encoding rop guanine nucleotide exchange factor 12, producing MVRALEQEQENYRSRLFRFKEMSETSGGRSHSKSHSVDDNSVDDESSSMDDKVTFRSQGSRIPSDPSSEKHQIGSVLHRNDKGPKSRLSRDEASVPPLAKDKQNADMDQMKERFAKLLLGEDMSGGGKGVTSALALSNATTNLAASVFGEQHRLEPMSVERKARWRKEIDWLLSVSDYIVELVPSQQKNKDGTSMEIMVTRQRTDLHMNIPALRKLDAMLIDCLDNFRDQNEFTYISKDAPDSEKGSNKRKDDKWWLPTAKVPPNGLSEGSRKFLQYQKDCVNQVLKAAMAINAQVLSEMEIPENYIESLPKNGRASLGDSNYKSITVEFFDPDQFLSTMDLSSEHKILDLKNRIEASIVIWKRKMNQKDGKSAWGSAVSLEKRELFEERAETILLILKQKFPGIPQSALDISKIQYNEDVGQALLESYSRILESLAYTVMSRIEDVLYADYVTRNPSYAGQKRNPLKETPLDALGEEFARTSDAVNAMTLSDFMGWNVDSNEAEANKNLAGNSDELVKDDMKLTDKLANIVTLKKPSYLENLGGLRSPTARH from the exons atggttcGAGCTCTTGAACAAGAACAAGAAAATTATAGGTCTAGGTTGTTTCGTTTTAAAGAAATGAGTGAAACTTCGGGGGGTCGGTCTCATTCTAAGAGTCATAGCGTTGATGATAATAGCGTAGACGATGAATCTAGCTCTATGGATGATAAGGTTACGTTTAGAAGCCAGGGATCGAGGATTCCGAGTGATCCGTCGTCCGAGAAACATCAGATTGGTAGCGTACTTCATCGGAATGATAAGGGTCCTAAGTCGAGGTTGAGCCGGGATGAGGCTTCAGTTCCACCCTTGGCTAAAGATAAACAAAATGCAG ATATGGACCAAATGAAAGAAAGGTTTGCTAAATTGCTTTTGGGAGAAGATATGTCTGGAGGAGGAAAGGGTGTCACTTCTGCTCTAGCTTTGTCAAATGCCACCACAAATCTTGCTG CTTCCGTCTTCGGCGAGCAACATCGTCTAGAGCCGATGTCCGTAGAAAGGAAAGCCAGGTGGAGAAAAGAGATTGACTGGCTTTTATCTGTGAGTGATTACATAGTTGAATTAGTTCCATCTCAGCAGAAAAACAAAGATGGAACAAGTATGGAG ATTATGGTGACACGACAACGAACCGATCTCCATATGAACATCCCCGCGTTACGCAAGCTTGATGCAATGCTTATT GATTGTCTAGATAACTTCAGAGACCAAAATGAGTTTACTTATATTTCAAAAGATGCTCCTGATTCAGAAAAAGGAAGCAACAAGAGGAAAGATGATAAATGGTGGCTACCTACTGCTAAAGTTCCTCCAAATGGATTATCAGAAGGATCAAGAAAATTTTTGCAGTATCAGAAAGATTGTGTCAACCAAGTCCTGAAAGCAGCCATGGCAATAAATGCTCAAGTTCTATCAGAGATGGAGATTCCTGAAAACTACATTGAATCTCTTCCAAAG AACGGAAGGGCGAGCCTGGGAGACTCGAATTACAAGAGCATAACAGTGGAATTCTTTGATCCTGACCAATTCCTGTCAACAATGGACTTATCATCAGAGCATAAAATCCTAGATCTAAAGAACAGAATTGAGGCTTCTATTGTGATTTGGAAAAGGAAGATGAACCAAAAAGATGGGAAGTCTGCTTGGGGTTCTGCTGTCAGTTTGGAGAAGAGAGAACTGTTTGAAGAGCGAGCGGAAACTATCTTACTAATTCTCAAGCAGAAATTTCCTGGAATTCCTCAATCTGCACTCGACATCAGCAAAATTCAATACAATGAG GATGTGGGGCAAGCGCTTCTGGAAAGCTATTCAAGAATTCTAGAAAGCTTGGCATACACGGTAATGTCTCGAATCGAAGACGTGTTGTATGCTGATTATGTCACTCGAAATCCATCCTATGCGGGACAAAAGAGGAATCCTCTAAAAGAGACACCTCTAGATGCACTTGGAGAAGAATTTGCTAGAACCTCTGATGCAGTCAATGCAATGACACTGTCAGATTTTATGGGTTGGAATGTTGATTCAAACGAAGCTGAGGCAAATAAAAATCTAGCCGGAAATTCAGATGAGCTTGTCAAAGATGATATGAAGTTAACGGATAAACTTGCTAACATTGTGACACTGAAGAAACCTTCCTATCTTGAGAACTTAGGAGGTTTAAGAAGCCCAACAGCACGACATTGA
- the LOC126680274 gene encoding protein disulfide isomerase-like 1-6, giving the protein MHVKNLMLKLTLTSPLIKEDLQIQTALQRTRKTHHSISLKASIFHQILNPQFEITMLYKSRFIFLTLTIFFLLTFSTTTQEQQESKVDHETANNEDDDNELMELIAIDEEGIDEQDQEHQEEQQKEAEVLSKAQRIVLELNTESVNRVIDGNEYVLVLGYAPWCPRSAELMPQFGEAANRLKELGSSLVMAKLDADRYPKAASVLDVKGFPTLLLFVNGTSLVYSGGFSAEDIVIWARKKTGVPVTRLSSISEAEDFLEKYHMFVLGVFEKVEGHEHKEFLKAAVSDNEIQFVEISDLTVAKVLFPDIKSTNFIGLVKSEPERYTAYEGTFDMENILQFLAHNKFPLVTSLTELNSIRVFSSPIKRQVIVFAQADNFKDLLEPLQEVARKFKSEIMFIYIDIEDENQAKPLLTLFGLEDSEETLVAAFDNKMNSKYLLESDPSPSNIEDFCLGLLHGSLSTYYKSQPIPDNKDASIQIIVGKTFDDLVLSSPKNVLLEVYTPWCIACESTSKQIEKLAKHFKGLDSLVFAKIDASANEHPKLQVEEYPTLLFYPAVDKANPIKLSAKSSSKELAATINKHLKSKEEVAKDEL; this is encoded by the exons ATGCACGTGAAGAATTTAATGCTCAAATTAACTCTCACTTCTCCACTGATTAAGGAAGATCTCCAGATTCAAACCGCTTTACAAAGAACCCGTAAAACCCACCACTCCATCTCTCTCAAAGCTTCAATCTTTCACCAAATTCTCAATCCCCAATTCGAAATCACCATGCTTTACAAATCAAGATTCATCTTCCTAACCCTCACCATCTTCTTCTTGCTCACATTTTCAACCACAACACAAGAACAACAAGAATCAAAAGTTGACCATGAAACTGCCAACAATGAAGATGATGACAATGAATTAATGGAGCTCATAGCCATTGATGAAGAGGGTATAGATGAGCAAGATCAAGAACACCAAGAAGAGCAGCAAAAAGAAGCTGAAGTTCTCTCAAAAGCTCAAAGAATTGTTCTTGAGTTGAATACTGAGAGTGTTAATAGGGTGATTGATGGGAATGAGTATGTTTTGGTTCTTGGTTATGCACCTTGGTGTCCGAGAAGTGCTGAGCTTATGCCTCAGTTTGGTGAGGCTGCTAATAGGCTTAAGGAGCTTGGGAGCTCTCTTGTGATGGCTAAACTTGATGCTGATCGCTACCCGAAAGCTGCTTCGGTTCTTGACGTTAAAGGGTTTCCTACTTTGCTGCTTTTTGTTAATGGGACTTCTCTGGTTTACTCTGGTGGATTCTCTGC GGAGGATATAGTGATCTGGGCTAGAAAAAAGACTGGTGTGCCGGTTACTAGATTAAGCTCGATTTCTGAGGCAGAGGATTTTCTTGAGAAGTACCACATGTTTGTTCTTGGTGTCTTCGAGAAAGTTGAG GGACATGAACATAAAGAATTTTTAAAAGCTGCAGTCTCTGATAATGAAATCCAATTTGTTGAAATAAGTGACCTCACTGTTGCTAAAGTTCTCTTTCCAGATATCAAATCTACTAATTTCATTGGACTTGTTAAAAGTGAGCCTGAAAGATACACTGCATACG AAGGGACTTTTGATATGGAGAATATATTACAGTTTTTGGCACATAACAAGTTTCCATTGGTGACCTCACTAACTGAACTAAATTCAATcagagttttttccagtcccatCAAGCGTCAG GTTATTGTTTTTGCACAGGCTGATAATTTCAAGGATCTTCTTGAACCGCTCCAAGAGGTTGCGAGGAAGTTCAAATCAGAG ATAATGTTCATATATATAGACATTGAAGATGAAAATCAAGCAAAGCCTCTCTTAACTTTATTTGGGCTTGAAGACTCAGAAGAAACCCTG GTGGCTGCATTTGATAATAAGATGAATTCAAAGTATTTGTTAGAGTCAGATCCATCTCCAAGCAATATAGAA GATTTCTGTTTAGGGCTTCTCCATGGCAGTCTGTCAACTTACTACAAATCACAACCAATACCTGATAac AAAGATGCAAGTATTCAGATAATTGTAGGGAAGACTTTTGACGACTTGGTGTTGAGCAGTCCCAAGAATGTTCTTCTGGAG GTATATACACCTTGGTGTATCGCTTGCGAGTCTACGAGTAAGCAGATCGAGAAGTTAGCAAagcattttaaaggtttggacaGCCTTGTTTTTGCAAAGATCGATGCTTCTGCAAATGAACATCCCAAACTGCAG
- the LOC126680574 gene encoding autophagy-related protein 13a-like has translation MDMESGKLEQIVCQFLLKSLHIVLESRVASHDRTSASSCRVRKSDKWFNLVLGHGLATLDSFNFWQTNPMEPMIIDIILVSHASAVETVIERWVVHYKTPHFTPSETNPSYKKTYKKSIILLRTLFSHTRLLPAFRIFRQLSSSTQTCNFDLIYKVSSFCDPFSRSDQDRMKEYSFVPVEAHPGHLSISLTYLPSLSHFNLQSLATFPPKIITDYVGSPRTDPEKGASFPLRGIRLPNSTPFQRPHSWTSGFHKPSPSVLNQRSPPASRTCQLPMDAFGRRVQVSDEFQLSPPFSPSMSPSAPTYIPNINPLRTCTTFETAPVTIPISVTGRSPRYVSPNFSDPTRNLLPPLSPRSTRCDPSSQESPSGIRFIKKVGTTRTAESNSGITNFYSGHKISKDSKDDSGRFSGLLSSSGSPRIGFSTSSSRLSFQDDLDDGDFSCPFDVDDVDMSDSLTSQNVDGKRNMDSSPHSLLIGKRSQDAAVGVLVHMLRTAPPLRQDSSCYSSSDLDVGVATDSGFFIPRKTADAMEELRSYREMKDLLLTKSGTRVVNKEA, from the coding sequence ATGGATATGGAATCTGGAAAATTGGAACAAATCGTTTGCCAGTTCCTTTTGAAGAGTCTGCACATAGTTTTGGAGTCGAGAGTTGCCTCTCATGATCGTACCAGTGCGTCTAGTTGTCGGGTGAGGAAGAGCGACAAATGGTTCAATCTAGTTCTAGGACATGGTTTGGCTACTTTAGATAGCTTCAACTTCtggcaaacaaatccaatggagCCTATGATTATCGACATTATACTTGTTTCTCATGCCTCTGCTGTCGAGACAGTCATTGAGAGGTGGGTTGTTCACTACAAAACCCCCCATTTTACGCCTTCCGAAACCAATCCCTCTTACAAGAAGACTTATAAGAAGTCGATTATACTTCTGCGTACTCTTTTTTCGCATACGAGACTTCTTCCAGCTTTTCGCATCTTTCGTCAGCTTAGCTCGTCTACTCAAACTTGTAATTTCGATCTCATTTATAAGGTTTCTTCGTTTTGTGATCCCTTCTCTAGGTCCGACCAGGATAGAATGAAAGAGTATAGTTTTGTCCCCGTAGAGGCCCATCCCGGCCATCTTTCTATATCTCTCACTTATCTTCCGTCCCTCTCTCATTTTAACCTTCAGTCTTTGGCAACTTTTCCGCCGAAGATTATAACAGATTATGTTGGTAGCCCTAGGACCGATCCGGAGAAGGGAGCATCCTTCCCGTTGAGAGGGATACGTCTACCCAATTCTACACCCTTTCAGAGGCCGCATAGCTGGACGAGTGGCTTCCACAAACCTTCTCCGTCTGTGTTGAACCAACGATCTCCTCCGGCTTCTCGCACATGCCAACTTCCTATGGATGCTTTTGGTCGTAGAGTTCAAGTTTCTGATGAATTTCAGCTTTCACCTCCGTTCTCACCATCTATGTCCCCTTCCGCACCAACTTATATCCCTAATATTAATCCTCTACGCACTTGTACTACTTTTGAAACTGCACCTGTAACCATACCTATTTCAGTGACAGGCAGAAGTCCTAGATATGTTTCTCCAAATTTTTCTGACCCGACTAGAAATTTACTTCCACCTTTATCTCCAAGAAGCACAAGGTGTGATCCCTCATCACAGGAGTCTCCATCTGGAATCCGGTTCATCAAGAAAGTGGGAACTACGAGGACTGCAGAGTCGAACTCTGGCATAACAAATTTTTATTCTGGTCATAAGATTTCAAAAGATAGCAAAGATGATTCAGGACGCTTTTCAGGATTGTTATCTTCCAGTGGCTCACCGCGTATAGGATTTTCTACAAGTTCTAGTAGATTATCATTCCAGGATGATTTAGATGATGGGGACTTCTCATGTCCTTTTGATGTTGATGATGTTGATATGTCAGACTCACTTACCAGTCAGAATGTTGATGGAAAAAGGAATATGGATTCTAGTCCTCACTCACTGCTAATTGGGAAAAGATCTCAAGATGCTGCTGTTGGTGTTCTTGTGCACATGCTGAGGACGGCACCTCCTTTACGTCAAGATTCAAGTTGTTACTCGTCGAGTGATTTAGACGTAGGGGTTGCCACCGACTCTGGGTTCTTTATTCCCCGGAAGACAGCAGATGCAATGGAAGAGCTCAGGAGCTACAGGGAAATGAAGGATCTGTTACTAACTAAGAGCGGAACTCGGGTAGTCAATAAAGAAGCGTAA
- the LOC126682350 gene encoding uncharacterized protein LOC126682350, whose translation MLSAKSESDITSLAPSSPSRSPKRPVYFVQSPSRDSHDGDKSSSMQPSPMESPSHPSFGRHSRNSSASRFSGIFRSSSGRKTNRKRNEKGWNEKGWPECDVIMEEGEYDDDKTFIRRFQALIAVFSFIVLFTVFCLIIWGASRPYKAEIIVKSFTVNNFYVGEGTDSSGVPTKMLTVNGTVRMSIYNPASIFGIHVSSSPINLIYSEVPIATGQLKKYYQPRKSRRTVSVIVEGDKVPLYGAGSGLTIAQTGIIVAPFILKFEIKSRGNVVGKLVRTKHRKIITCPLVLDSTKSKPIRFKKGVCKYE comes from the exons ATGTTATCTGCAAAATCTGAGTCTGATATAACAAGTTTAGCCCCATCATCACCATCAAGGTCTCCGAAAAGACCTGTATATTTTGTGCAGAGTCCTTCAAGGGACTCACACGATGGGGACAAGTCATCTTCCATGCAACCAAGTCCAATGGAGTCACCTTCACACCCTTCGTTCGGCCGGCATTCAAGAAACTCATCAGCCAGTAGGTTTTCAGGGATTTTCAGATCCTCCTCCGGGAGGAAAACTAACCGGAAACGGAACGAAAAAGGGTGGAATGAAAAAGGGTGGCCTGAATGTGATGTAATTATGGAAGAAGGTGAATATGATGATGATAAGACATTTATTAGAAGATTTCAGGCTTTGATTGCTGTTTTTAGCTTTATAGTTCTGTTTACTGTGTTTTGCTTGATTATTTGGGGTGCTAGCAGGCCGTACAAAGCTGAGATTATTGTCAAG AGCTTCACGGTAAATAACTTTTACGTTGGCGAAGGAACAGACTCCTCTGGTGTTCCGACAAAGATGCTCACAGTGAATGGCACAGTGAGAATGAGCATATACAACCCTGCTTCCATATTCGGCATTCATGTCAGCTCCTCGCCTATCAATCTCATATACTCTGAAGTCCCCATCGCAACTGGTCAG TTGAAGAAATACTATCAACCAAGAAAGAGTAGAAGAACCGTGTCAGTGATTGTGGAAGGCGACAAGGTTCCGTTGTATGGAGCGGGATCAGGGCTAACAATTGCACAAACCGGCATTATTGTAGCTCCGTTTATACTGAAATTCGAGATCAAGTCTCGGGGAAATGTAGTAGGGAAGCTAGTGAGGACGAAGCATCGAAAAATTATCACTTGTCCGTTGGTTCTTGATTCTACTAAATCAAAACCTATCAGGTTCAAGAAGGGTGTATGCAAATATgaataa
- the LOC126683219 gene encoding glyoxylate/hydroxypyruvate/pyruvate reductase 2KGR, which yields MESIGVLMANPPTYTYLVEELEKRFTLYKLQNASDKTQFINSHKNSIKAVVGNAGFGADAELIDQLPKLEIVSSFSVGLDKVDLAKCKEKGIRVTNTPDVLTDDVADLALGLMLAVLRRLCESDRYVRSGKWKKGDFKLTTKFTGKSVGIIGLGRIGMAIAKRAEAFSCPISYFGRSEKKDVNYKYYPSVVELAANCQILVVACALTEETRHIVNREVIDALGPKGVLINIGRGPHVDEPELVSALVEGRLGGAGLDVFEDEPNVPEQLFGLENVVILPHVASGTVETRMGMADLVVGNLEAHFSNKPLLTPVV from the exons ATGGAGTCAATCGGCGTTCTAATGGCCAACCCACCAACCTACACATACCTAGTAGAAGAATTAGAGAAACGTTTCACTCTATACAAGCTTCAAAACGCTTCAGACAAGACCCAGTTCATCAATTCCCACAAAAACTCAATCAAAGCTGTAGTGGGTAATGCTGGGTTCGGTGCTGACGCTGAATTGATTGACCAATTGCCCAAATTGGAGATAGTTTCTAGCTTCAGTGTTGGGCTTGACAAGGTTGATTTGGCTAAGTGTAAAGAGAAGGGTATAAGGGTAACTAATACTCCTGATGTTTTGACTGATGATGTTGCTGATTTGGCTCTTGGTTTGATGTTGGCTGTTCTGAGAAGGCTGTGTGAGAGTGATCGGTATGTCAGGAGTGGGAAGTGGAAAAAGGGGGATTTTAAGTTGACTACTAAG tTCACTGGGAAATCAGTTGGCATTATCGGTTTGGGCAGGATTGGCATGGCAATTGCTAAGCGAGCTGAAGCATTTAGCTGTCCTATTAGTTACTTTGGTAGATCAGAGAAAAAAGATGTAAACTACAAATACTATCCATCCGTCGTTGAGCTGGCTGCCAACTGTCAAATCCTTGTTGTTGCGTGTGCACTGACAGAAGAAACTCGCCACATTGTCAATCGTGAAGTCATCGATGCATTAGGTCCAAAAGGAGTCCTCATAAACATCGGTCGAGGTCCTCATGTCGATGAGCCTGAACTAGTATCTGCACTAGTCGAAGGAAGGCTAGGTGGTGCAGGGCTTGATGTGTTTGAAGATGAGCCTAACGTACCAGAGCAGCTATTCGGGCTTGAAAATGTAGTCATCCTGCCGCATGTAGCGAGTGGCACAGTTGAAACGAGAATGGGCATGGCAGACCTTGTTGTTGGGAACTTGGAAGCACACTTTTCAAACAAACCTCTGTTAACACCAGTAGTTTGA